The proteins below come from a single Amphiura filiformis chromosome 15, Afil_fr2py, whole genome shotgun sequence genomic window:
- the LOC140172129 gene encoding uncharacterized protein, whose product MGYFTSGAVQVLLYHVYLCNSNIINCGTACSGPYNQYCYPDFGCLICSQILFDDIPVNQCLDDTHGITISEPLNLQPQLNAVTHVEILDGRGCTFCATTIQIGFDNMCSRRRRDTKVRAVCSGEGCIHVLEGGTLDVKVTKIGPNAANVTLYSTDVTANSSSSTDYQSVNTVLEFVEYDNTIVSTIKSTNNNIIDGDRSFLLTLSNATVGFIQEPSIKCVIIVDDEGRCGSCGRRPCLPNQPER is encoded by the exons ATGGGATACTTTACCTCAGGTGCCGTGCAGGTTCTTCTTTATCACGTGTATCTGTGTAATTCCAATATTATTAATTGTGGCACAG CATGTTCAGGCCCCTACAATCAGTACTGTTATCCAGACTTCGGTTGCTTGATTTGCTCTCAAATACTCTTTGATGATATACCAGTGAACCAATGCCTGGACGATACACATGGAATAACCATCTCGGAACCATTAAACTTGCAGCCTCAGTTAAATGCCGTTACACACGTTGAGATACTTGATGGTAGGGGCTGTACGTTTTGTGCCACAACGATACAAA TTGGTTTTGATAATATGTGTTCGAGAAGGCGTCGAGACACCAAGGTGAGGGCTGTATGTTCAGGAGAGGGCTGTATTCACGTACTTGAAGGAGGAACACTCGATGTTAAGGTGACAAAAATAGGACCAAATGCTGCGAACGTCA ctTTATATTCAACTGATGTAACGGCTAATTCTTCATCCAGTACCGATTACCAATCAGTAAATACGGTTCTCGAATTTGTTGAATACGACAACACGATCGTATCAACAATTAAAAGCACAAACAACAACATCATAGATGGAGACCGAAGTTTTCTACTGACTCTATCAAATGCCACTGTAGGATTCATTCAAGAACCCAGCATTAAATGTGTAATAATCGTAGATGATGAAG GTCGGTGTGGTAGTTGTGGTAGACGACCCTGTTTaccaaaccaaccggaacggtag
- the LOC140172128 gene encoding uncharacterized protein → MAKQISTTTKSEKKVLVPYSVSPSLDDFRLIDPDSTNYLSRLNKVQQGLLEHELHDLQRQEDRILREAHLQMCVVAKDRLELRREKALHIQRQINTQGRLLPMSPVVSPGTPRVRSRNGVNGNTDHQGRRTSVSDITGLVANGMGMKPKLNMSRATKSAPDGNFIKDSIGQTSEGVDDQDKNSPVNKPEEKPRDTHVDYKLKEEISRLKRSSVKTRVKLDSSSDMSIDRGGRPLLPTSSFIRKQNSAKPSETVFNRLSKSSNVSSMTSEVFFRNVKIQAARRTPRPRDRHARTPPDGSSTGKSSSLSVIGDRPQRPRSLSPRPRKKLEN, encoded by the coding sequence atggcaaaacaaaTTTCCACAACAACAAAAAGTGAAAAGAAGGTGCTCGTACCCTACAGCGTTTCGCCTTCGCTTGATGATTTCAGATTAATCGATCCAGATTCAACGAATTATTTATCACGTTTAAACAAAGTCCAGCAAGGACTGTTAGAACACGAGCTACATGATTTGCAACGTCAAGAAGACCGTATTCTTCGCGAAGCTCATCTTCAAATGTGTGTCGTAGCTAAAGATCGACTTGAATTACGAAGAGAAAAAGCGCTCCATATTCAACGACAAATAAACACACAGGGACGATTACTACCAATGTCGCCAGTTGTATCTCCTGGTACTCCCCGTGTTCGAAGCAGGAATGGTGTCAACGGAAATACCGACCATCAGGGCCGCAGAACTTCTGTTTCTGATATCACAGGACTTGTTGCAAACGGCATGGGTATGAAACCCAAACTTAACATGTCACGTGCTACAAAGTCAGCACCAGACGGTAATTTTATCAAAGACAGTATCGGTCAGACTTCAGAAGGAGTTGATGATCAAGACAAGAATTCACCAGTAAATAAACCTGAAGAAAAACCGAGGGATACCCATGTTGACTATAAacttaaagaggaaatatctcgCTTGAAAAGAAGTTCTGTAAAAACTCGGGTGAAATTGGACTCCAGTTCCGATATGAGCATAGATCGTGGTGGGAGGCCACTGCTTCCAACCAGTAGTTTCATACGGAAACAAAACAGTGCGAAACCATCGGAAACAGTGTTTAATCGCCTTTCAAAAAGTTCCAATGTCAGTTCAATGACTTCAGAGGTCTTCTTCCGGAATGTGAAGATTCAGGCTGCAAGGCGGACTCCTCGCCCTAGAGACAGGCATGCTCGGACTCCACCTGATGGCAGCAGCACTGGGAAGTCGTCGTCTTTATCTGTGATTGGTGATCGTCCACAAAGACCAAGATCATTGAGTCCTagaccaagaaaaaaattggagaACTAA
- the LOC140170720 gene encoding neuromedin-U receptor 1-like, which translates to MFLLFRNGYGIALAKKSSINRSYPVDSPFGCAMWVITTRLFCMVSVMFTTIITIERYLAICHPLKHMMMKGKKRNVKLIAFIWVFGFFAALSIAPRFAANKTYCLLWPDTEEYNNMPMLFHTCSQHKSFPHAGAYEGILIMFVLILAMIFNSVLFYLIIRALNERSKSELRGAGQQQNQANIEIDRVRNQVARTLVANGIIFYLCQIPYRVYSLDDIADELHLDIAFLDDQQEVTVLNIGRLFLLLNSSINPYLYLVGCRHYREAFWKTFCYSREVSENKNSSTGKSLETGMDSGI; encoded by the coding sequence ATGTTTTTGCTTTTCCGTAATGGATACGGAATTGCTTTGGCGAAAAAGAGTAGCATCAATCGATCTTATCCTGTAGATTCGCCATTCGGTTGCGCAATGTGGGTGATAACAACGAGATTATTCTGTATGGTTTCGGTCATGTTCACCACCATCATTACAATTGAACGTTATCTGGCTATCTGTCATCCTTTAAAACATATGATGAtgaaaggaaagaagagaaacGTCAAATTGATTGCATTCATTTGGGTTTTTGGTTTCTTTGCTGCATTAAGTATCGCTCCACGATTTGCGGCGAACAAGACATACTGCCTCCTCTGGCCTGATACTGAAGAATACAATAACATGCCGATGTTATTTCACACATGCTCTCAGCATAAGAGTTTCCCACATGCAGGCGCGTATGAAGGGATTTTAATCATGTTTGTCCTGATCCTGGCGATGATATTCAACAGCGTGTTGTTTTACTTGATAATTCGGGCTTTAAATGAACGATCTAAAAGCGAGTTGCGAGGAGCTGGGCAGCAACAAAATCAAGCTAATATTGAGATAGATCGCGTGCGAAATCAAGTAGCTCGTACATTAGTCGCTAATGGCATTATATTCTACTTATGCCAGATTCCCTACAGGGTCTACTCCCTCGATGATATTGCCGATGAGCTCCATCTTGATATCGCATTTCTGGATGACCAGCAAGAAGTAACTGTTCTCAATATTGGTCGCTTATTTCTTCTTCTCAACTCAAGCATAAATCCGTATCTGTATCTGGTAGGCTGTAGACATTATCGCGAGGCATTTTGGAAGACGTTCTGCTACTCCCGAGAAGTGTCCGAGAATAAGAATTCTTCAACCGGGAAGAGTTTGGAGACTGGCATGGACTCTGGAATATGA
- the LOC140170721 gene encoding uncharacterized protein, which translates to MSNHERKAINVLKKEGSIVILPADKGKATVVLDKQEYSEKAEILLSDKKTYEELPSDPTQKYKRKLVAILTRLTNEEKITKTKYKQLYPTAENVPRLYCTPQIHKPNAPLRPIVDYTSTIGYETSRWLADIPAPMVG; encoded by the coding sequence ATGAGTAACCATGAAAGAAAAGCTATTAATGTTCTCAAAAAGGAGGGCAGTATTGTTATCTTACCTGCGGATAAGGGGAAGGCTACGGTAGTCCTGGATAAACAGGAATACAGTGAGAAGGCTGAAATCTTGTTAAGTGATAAGAAAACGTACGAAGAGTTACCGTCCGACCCCACGCAAAAATACAAGAGGAAACTGGTGGCTATCTTGACTAGATTGACCAATGAGGAGAAAATCACCAAGACAAAGTATAAACAGTTGTACCCGACAGCGGAGAATGTCCCTAGACTTTACTGTACACCGCAGATCCACAAACCCAACGCGCCGCTCAGACCCATAGTTGATTACACCTCCACCATAGGATATGAAACTTCAAGGTGGCTCGCTGACATCCCGGCCCCCATGGTAGGATGA